DNA from Sphingomonas psychrotolerans:
AGCACCACCGCTCCGATTTCGACCACGCGGATGCCCTTGAGCAGCGGAATCACCGAATCTCTCCCTAAATCTCTTGACTCATGTTTCCATGTGAGGACTAATATGTCCATATATAGAGACTATACCGAGAGTGATGTCGATGACCGAGTTCCGCTTCGATCGCCTGTTCATCGGCGGCGCCTGGGTTGCGCCGATCGACGGCGGGGTGCGTGACAGCGTGGATCCGGCGACCGGCCAGCCATGGACGCAGGTCGCTTATGGGGGTGCGCAGGACATTGATCGGGCGGTTGTTGTGGCGCGCGAGGCGTTCGAGGGGCCGTGGCGCAAGATGGCGCCGTGGGAGCGGGCCGGGCTGCTGCGCAAGTTCGCCGAGCTCTACGCCACGCAAATCGAGGCGCTGGCGCAAGTCGAATCGCGCGACAATGGCCGCGCGATCCGTGAGTCGCGCGGCGATATCGGACTCCATCCGCAATATTGGCACTGGTTCGCCAGCCTCGCCGACAAGGCGGACGGTCGGACGATCCCGATGGACGACAGCGTCCATGCCTTCACGTCGCGGCTGCCGGTGGGTGTGGTCGGCACGATCACGCCGTGGAACGTGCCGCTGATGGCGGCGACGTGGAAGCTCGGGCCGGCACTGGCGGCGGGATGCACCGTCGTCCTCAAGCCCGCCGAGCAGACTCCGGCTTCGTCGCTGGCGCTCGCCGCGTTGTTCGAGCAAGCGGGTTTTCCGCCGGGCGTGGTCAATGTCGTGCCCGGCGATGGTCCCGTTGCCGGCGCGCATCTCGTCGCGCATCCGGGGGTCGACAAGATCGCCTTCACCGGCGAGGGCGCGACCGCCAAGGCGATCCTCAAGACCGGCGCCGACACGCTCAAGCGCTTCAGCTTCGAGCTGGGCGGCAAGGCGCCACACATCATTTTCGCGGACGCCGATATCGAGAATGCGGTCAACGCCGCGACCGGATCGGCCTGGGCACTGTGCGGCCAGAGCTGCGCGCTCGGGAGCCGGGTGCTGGTCGAGCGCCCGGTCTATGACCGCGTCGTCGAGGCGTTTCGCCGCAACGCCGGCCGGGTCCGTGTCGGCAACCAGATGGACCCCGCCACGCATATGGGTCCGCAGGCGCATGCCGAGCAGCTCGCCAAGACGCTGTCTTATGTCGATATCGGCCGCGACGAGGGGGCCGAATTGGTCGCGGGTGGGACCCGCATCGGAAGCGAGGGTTATTTCGTCGAGCCCACCGTGTTCGCCGGCGTCGCGCCGCAGATGCGGATCGCGCAGGAGGAAATCTTCGGCCCGGTCGCCGCGATCATCCCCTTCGACGGCGAGGACGAGGCAGTCGCGATCGCCAACGGCACGCCTTATGGCCTCGCCGCCGGACTGTGGACCGGCGATGTCGGCCGCGCGCACCGCGTCGCCAATCGGATCGAGGCCGGCATGGTCTGGGTCAACACCTATCGCT
Protein-coding regions in this window:
- a CDS encoding aldehyde dehydrogenase, with protein sequence MTEFRFDRLFIGGAWVAPIDGGVRDSVDPATGQPWTQVAYGGAQDIDRAVVVAREAFEGPWRKMAPWERAGLLRKFAELYATQIEALAQVESRDNGRAIRESRGDIGLHPQYWHWFASLADKADGRTIPMDDSVHAFTSRLPVGVVGTITPWNVPLMAATWKLGPALAAGCTVVLKPAEQTPASSLALAALFEQAGFPPGVVNVVPGDGPVAGAHLVAHPGVDKIAFTGEGATAKAILKTGADTLKRFSFELGGKAPHIIFADADIENAVNAATGSAWALCGQSCALGSRVLVERPVYDRVVEAFRRNAGRVRVGNQMDPATHMGPQAHAEQLAKTLSYVDIGRDEGAELVAGGTRIGSEGYFVEPTVFAGVAPQMRIAQEEIFGPVAAIIPFDGEDEAVAIANGTPYGLAAGLWTGDVGRAHRVANRIEAGMVWVNTYRYIRWSTPYGGVKTSGWGRENGVEALDSYLETRTTVISTTGKFADPFAN